The nucleotide sequence TATTTCTTTTGCTTTCAAAAGTTCGTCCGAAGCTTTTTTTAGGTAGGTGATATCTCTGGAAACACCTTCTACCGCAATTGGTTTGCCTTCTTTATTATAGATTAGCCTGATGTTAGAGATAAATTCGACAAGCGAACCATCTCTCATCAGTAGGTTGTTTTCGTAATTCTTTACTGTCCCTGTCTTTAGCAATTCTCTTATCAGTACTGTTTGTTTTTTAGGGCTTACGTAAAAGTTGGATATATGTTTTCCTATAATGTCCTCCTCCGCATAACCACTTAGTTGGCATCCCGAGGGGCTTATCATGGTAATGCGTCCATAAACATCTGTTCTGTAGTAGATGTCCTGGAATGATTCAAAAATAGTCCTGAATTTTTCTTCGCTTTCTTGAATGGCGAGTTCCCAGTTTTTCTTTTCTGTAATATCATGCGATATGCCAGAAACTTCTTCAATACGGCCGTCTGGTAAAAATATAGGGTTTAGGTAAGTCTCTCGCCATATTTCCTTTCCCGAATTGTCAATGCTGCGCGTTTCAAAGTGCTGTGGGTTCCCTTTAAATGCTTCCGTATATCTTTGGTTGACGAACTGATGATAATTGTCGTTAGACAGCATCATGATTTTTGGTTCATCAGAAGATAAGTTTATTTCTGGGTATTCGCCATATTTTTCATAAATGGCATCGGCGTAGTTTTGGTTAAAGGAAGTAAGCCCCCGGCTTCGGTTTACCGACCAAATAAGGTGCGACGAACTTTGGAAGATGGAATTTAGCCTTGCCGTTTGCTCAATGATCTTTTCTTCATTTTTTTTACGTTCAATGGCAATGGCAATCTGTCCTGAAATGAAGTCCAGCAGCTCTAAATGCCGTCTTTTGTATTTGTTCCTATCGCTGTGGCTTTTTACCGCAATGATTCCAATAGTTCTATTTTCTAGCCTTAGCGGTACGCCCAGCCAGATTTTAGGCACAGGTCCCATGAGCTCAACTATGTTTTCATCAGCTAGCCTGAGTATGTCCTCTTCATAAAGGAATATGGCCTTTTCGCTGAACAAGGAATACTCTGTTAACCCTTTTCCTACTGCACGGTGGGTAGGCATAAGTCTATCGCCTAGGTTTTCATCGACATAGTAGGGGAAGTTTAGGATCTGTTTTTTCTTGTCATACAGGGCTACATGAAAGTTGTTTACCGCAATCATGGTTTTAAGCTCCTGATGTATGTTAAATAGGAGGGAGTTTAAGTCATCACTATTGATAGTGAGGTTTGATATTTTGTAGTATAGGTTTTGAGCCCGCTCCGCCCTGATTCTATGGGTACTGTCATGAAAAATACCCCTAAAGGAAACCGGTTGGTCATTTTCATATTTAACAGTTACACTGCCTATAACATGGATATTTCGGCCTGTTTTACTGGTTAAAACAGTTTCAAATTTATCATCCTGTTCTTTGTCCAGTATTTTGTCTAATATTTTTAAGGTTTGTTCTTTATAATCTTTATGAAGAATATCCCTGAAATTTAGCTTGTTCAGTTCTTCATCTGTGTATTCTAGGGTGTTTTTCCAGGCATTGTTGACCAGCATGATCTTTCCATCTAACTTAAATAGTTGAATAAGGTCATTGGCATTTTCAAAGAGGTCTTGAAGTTGCTCGTTGCCCTCTTTTAGAGACTTGATAATCTTTTTCTTCTCTGTAATGTCTTCGCCAACTAGGGTAGTGCCTGTTACGCCAGGGTTTTGGTCGTCTTTGTAAACCACATGAAAACGGACGGTGCGCAATGAGCCGTCACTGGAAAAAATGGTTCTTTTTATTTTTTTGAGAATATTGCCCTTTTCAAGAATATGAAAAATTTCCTCTTTCTCATTTTCACTGTCAATATCTTTGTTTAAAATATCGCTCCAGTTTCGCCCTAGTATTTCACCCTTTCTCTTACCGGTAAATTTTAAGAAGGCTTTGTTGCAGAACGATATACGACCTTTGCTGTCAAAAGTAATTGCCAACAAGTCCATGTTTTCAACTGCTTGCTGGAATTGTGTTTCCGAATCTTTGGCTAGTTCCTCTTTGTGCTTGTTTAGAAATTCAAGCTGTTTATTTCTCTGTTGCAGTGCTTCTATTTCTTGCAGCAACTCTTCTTTTGATTTGTCCATTAGTTCCATTAAGGAATT is from Cytophagaceae bacterium ABcell3 and encodes:
- a CDS encoding PAS domain S-box protein; its protein translation is MELMDKSKEELLQEIEALQQRNKQLEFLNKHKEELAKDSETQFQQAVENMDLLAITFDSKGRISFCNKAFLKFTGKRKGEILGRNWSDILNKDIDSENEKEEIFHILEKGNILKKIKRTIFSSDGSLRTVRFHVVYKDDQNPGVTGTTLVGEDITEKKKIIKSLKEGNEQLQDLFENANDLIQLFKLDGKIMLVNNAWKNTLEYTDEELNKLNFRDILHKDYKEQTLKILDKILDKEQDDKFETVLTSKTGRNIHVIGSVTVKYENDQPVSFRGIFHDSTHRIRAERAQNLYYKISNLTINSDDLNSLLFNIHQELKTMIAVNNFHVALYDKKKQILNFPYYVDENLGDRLMPTHRAVGKGLTEYSLFSEKAIFLYEEDILRLADENIVELMGPVPKIWLGVPLRLENRTIGIIAVKSHSDRNKYKRRHLELLDFISGQIAIAIERKKNEEKIIEQTARLNSIFQSSSHLIWSVNRSRGLTSFNQNYADAIYEKYGEYPEINLSSDEPKIMMLSNDNYHQFVNQRYTEAFKGNPQHFETRSIDNSGKEIWRETYLNPIFLPDGRIEEVSGISHDITEKKNWELAIQESEEKFRTIFESFQDIYYRTDVYGRITMISPSGCQLSGYAEEDIIGKHISNFYVSPKKQTVLIRELLKTGTVKNYENNLLMRDGSLVEFISNIRLIYNKEGKPIAVEGVSRDITYLKKASDELLKAKEIAERSLKVKENFLANMSHEIRTPMNGIIGMIDLLIETSLDPEQKRFVQTIKKSSETLLSILNDILDLSKIEAGKMQLRITSVAIESTIDKLHSMFYQQANSKGIDLTVKIDEDIPKFILADETRLLQILSNLTSNSIKFTDNGSVDISLKLNGHKEGTYTIKAEISDTGIGISEENQKLLFEHFSQIDNSSTKAYGGTGLGLAISKELCRMMNGQIGVVSKQGEGSTFWFTFEAKESKRVITDNASTDDSVVIANRFANNQPYILLVDDNQVNQLVASEILNKAGCLVELAHNGLEAIDKVKANDYDLIFMDIQMPRMDGITATQEIRKMLKKRPPIVAMTAYSMQEDREKFLSSGMDDYIIKPIKGENLLDKVSEWLHTGYPNKPADQTQQAYEDEILNKEIFNKLKAYADAQTLFKIYKQFEDDTYEQLCECKISVETEDFSKILNILHTLKGTSGTLGVNKIESIAKKLESDLKAGNNENCHHDFEKLRSAFDEFKSNYKKIINT